GAACGCCTAAGGCACCGGTGTACACCTCCAGGTTCCTGTTTTGTGTCGTCGTTACGTTGCGCAGGCTGTCCTCGAGCGTCGCCCAGTTGCCCTCGTCCAGCTGCGTCCAGCGCGGAGCCGAGTTGACGCCGAAGAAGGTGGCCACTTGATGCGCTTCCAGCATGAAGTCTGTCGCTGGGGCGAGGGCGCCTCTCTCCAGTCGACCCTCCGCGAAGTAGTCGTCAACGGCTGTGTTAAGTAGGTCGCCAATGGTCAAGTTCTGTTCCGAGTACGCAGCTTCGATGTCCACATCCCCGTAGAAGCCGCTGTCGGTCCAGTTGGCCGACGAGAGATCAGTCACCTGAGCCCCGGCGATGGTGGCGGGGATGATGTGATGAGTGTAGAAAGTGGTCAAGGTCTTGTTGGAGAAGCAAACGTCGTACAGGCGGTAGAACTCGGTGCCCACAGCGAAACCCACCTCGACGATGGAGAAGTGTCCGAAGGCGCCGCACGAGGTGCTGGTGTAGCGCGCCGTGGGCGTGACAGCCTCGGCACACGCCAGCGCGTTGAGGGTGTACTCCACGGAGTTGACGGAGAACCTGGTGTCGGTCAAGCACTCGGCAGTCACGTGGTCGCCAGCGTTATCCAGCAGGAGGAAACTGGAGCCGGGACAGGCGACGGTGACTTGCAGCCCCTGCCCGACCGACAGGTTGCCCGTACCGTTGGGGAGCAGGAAGCTGGAGAAGTCTTGCGCGTTTCCGGACGACAGGAGCACCGGCTGTGGCGATGGCATCGAGGCGGTGTCCACGCCCACGGAGCAATCTGCAGGGGAACCGTGTGTCAGCCATGTTGCCGCAGCTCATGCATTCACATTTATATGCAGTCACGTATGCTTAAATTTGTTCGCCATTGCCTCCCGGAGTAGAGTGGTTTGCCCTTCTCTCGGCTTCACACAGGCGTAAATGGTCAAAGTCGGTTCTGTAATATGGAAATGAGTATTGGAGTAACGCAGAAGCTACCTCGCAATACTGGCCAAGTGGAGACAGTTTGCAGTGGTCTTCATCCTACCTGTTATgaagtgttacttgtgtttgtcATTTGTATGTAATGAGTGCCTGTTGTTGCCAATTAAGAGGGGTAAAATGGTGAAA
This genomic stretch from Schistocerca cancellata isolate TAMUIC-IGC-003103 chromosome 2, iqSchCanc2.1, whole genome shotgun sequence harbors:
- the LOC126162153 gene encoding uncharacterized protein LOC126162153 isoform X1, which gives rise to MYHASSLALLAAFAVMWGTALAADCSVGVDTASMPSPQPVLLSSGNAQDFSSFLLPNGTGNLSVGQGLQVTVACPGSSFLLLDNAGDHVTAECLTDTRFSVNSVEYTLNALACAEAVTPTARYTSTSCGAFGHFSIVEVGFAVGTEFYRLYDVCFSNKTLTTFYTHHIIPATIAGAQVTDLSSANWTDSGFYGDVDIEAAYSEQNLTIGDLLNTAVDDYFAEGRLERGALAPATDFMLEAHQVATFFGVNSAPRWTQLDEGNWATLEDSLRNVTTTQNRNLEVYTGALGVLTLNNSDGVPTALYLSGASGSKKTLPVPKYFWKMAYDSQSRLCAVFITVNNPFANQQELETRYRLCTDICDKVNWLTWDQSNQTAGLSYCCSYDDFRRVVPGVPELDVKGYAVISSGASALAMSLTAALIATVTLMSSFGGV